A window of Exiguobacterium sibiricum 7-3 genomic DNA:
CCTGAAGCCTTTGGGGTTAAGGGAGCTCCTGAAATAATTGAAGGTCCAAATGGAGAAAGCCCGGAAGAGATGGATCAATTAATTATGAATAAGGTGAAACCGTATGGCTTTGTGAAGAAGTATAAGATAAAACAAATAAAGGAGGTGGAAGGTAATACTGAAACTTTATTCGAATTCACTACGGCTAAAGAAAAAGTATATGATGTAAAGCTTCTATACAATAATAAAGGCTTAATAATCACTAAAATAGTCACGGATTAAGCAATAAACAATCGTGTTTTGTAGTTATTTATGATATAATTAAACTATAAAACAAGGAGGAGATATACATGAAAAAACTCCAAAATGCCGATAAAATGCTTGAACTATTACCAGGTTTTTTAGCTTCATCTGCAGCTGAGGGATTGCCTATAGAAGAAGATCTAGTGAAAAAAATCAAAGAGATGTTGTCATTAGGATTAGATCCTACTGAAGAAATTGATGCTTACTATGATGAAAAATTAAAAGAAATATCTTCTAACACGTAAGGGGAGGGAACACATTGAGCACAGATCCTTATTCTCAAGATGGTGTATTGAAGAATAAATTTGGCGAAAAAGATCCTAGAAAGTTGGAGATTTTAGAGAAGAGGTCTACGATTCGTGGATGGATTAAACTACAAAACGAATTGATAGCTACTCCGAATTTAAAGCTAGATGTTTCTTTGATAAAAAAGATTCATAAAAACTTATTTGAGGATGTATATGATTGGGCCGGTGAGTATAGAACGGTGAACATCGTTAAAGGAAAAACGATGTTTGCTAATGCTCTGTATGTACCAGCTGCATTAGAAGATTTAGTTACAAAGCTAAATAGGGACATCACCTCGAAGTCTATTACGTCCAATAACATAGGTGAAAAATTAGCTTATTATTATGGTGAACTTAATATGATCCATCCGTTCCGAGAGGGGAACGGACGTACACAGAGAATATTTATTGAAAAAGTAGCAGATAAGCTGGGTTACTCTCTCCAGTTGGAAAAGGTAGACTCTAAGAAATTACTCGAAGTAACGATTGAGTCAGTAAATGGAACTGGAAGACCTCTAAAGAAAGTCTTTGAAGAGGTGATTGTAACCAAACACTTTAAGAGCCAATCTGAGAAACCACATATAAATAGTAAAAGTATCACTTCAACAAATGTAACCAAAAACAATTATGATTTAGAGAGATAAAGCTATAGGACTAAGTCGAGGCTTCTTTATGAAGTGGATGACTTAGTCCTATTTGCATTTAAAAATAAAAAAGTTTTTAGTTAGTTAAAAAAGGTTATTATAAGAACATATATTCTTATTTTTAAGGGGGTGCAAGATGTATAAAGATCGAGGAAACTTAAAGTGGATACCATTTCTTATGCCGGAACATAAAGCATTGTTATACGAGTACTATAAAGAAAAGCAAAAAATCCAGATGCCGGAATTGGATGAACAGATGTTGTCTATTTATGATGAATTCTTAACAGAAGCACTCTTTAAAGGAAACCAGGTCACAGTTCACTATTTTGAGAGTAGAGATAGTGAAATAAAAACATTTAAGGGCTATGTGCAAAAAATAGACGAATATAAAAAAAGAATAGAAATAGTCTCCCTTAAGGGTGAAAGGAAATTAATTTCATTTGGTTCCATTACAAATCTTGAGTGAAAAAATAGTGAGAGTGGGTTTAGTTTTTATCGAATATGTAAACATTCATAGTAAGAAGACATAATAAAATATATGATTTATAACCTATACAATAATAGGTTAAACTAAAAATGAGATCTAGTGGGGGGCACTAGATCTCATGAGAGAATTTGCTAGATTGTTCGACGTTTTTTAAGCATTTTCACTGGAAAGAAGCTTATCTTGATAACCTTTGCTGTTGGTAGCAACAAAGGTTATTTTTTTGTGCGTTTGTTCGTTTTAGTATCATTCGGTGGAATGCGTGTAGAAATAATGGTATAGATTACAGGACAAATGACGATACTCCAAAAAGAAGTAATCATCAATTCGATTGTGTTCAATTTATAAAACACCATCATTTCTCGCCTTTATTAACAACCTGCAATAGCTTCTCTTAATAACAATATATCCACTAATCAGGATTAATAATCACGCGCATTTCATATTTCATAATACTAAATTACTTACGATGTAATCATCTGAGTTAATGCAGGAATAAAAGGAGTGAGAATTGTAATGTGATTAGCAGCACTTGTTACAAATTTTTGGTATGCCTGAGTGAAAGCAGAAGTATTTTGAGTGCTTTCCATATTGTTTACTAATATTCTTAACTCACGTAACTCGTCTTGATCATTAACGTTTTCACTAAGAATTTTTTTTATTTCATCGAATACTTCATGATTCGAGGCGTTTACTACATTCATTGAATGATCTGTCGAATGATTATTGACTCGAGTGTTGGCGCCATTAAGGTTATACACTATTGATTGAGCAGGTCGTTCTCGTGCTTTTTTTTCTTCATATTCAACCTTTGTTAAGAAGAAACATTTTTTTTGAAAAACTTCCCCATTAACAATATCAGAAGTAATATCCCGAATATAAAATACATTTTTCGTTACTTTACCTTCTAACCAATCTCCTACTTGAATATCTACTTCCGGTACGAAACCGACGAATTTTTGATTACTTCCCTTTTCTGTATTCTTCAATCCTCTAACAACACCTAGATCCTGTCCGCCTCGTGTTAGTTCGTAGTCTTCTCCATGAGAGTCTAAGAATGATTTAATATTTAACATTGTGTAGTCTCCTTTTAATTAATTAAGTAAGTACCATTTAATTATAGTTTAAAAATACTTATAAATGAATTATATAAAACGGTCGATTGATATAAAAATATACAGAGGATAGTATATGGGAAAACGGGTAAATACTCTATGTTGGATGTGTGCATTCCTCTTATCGAATCTTCTGACAGTAAATGGAGTCCCGATAGATGTTCATTTAACGGCGTTGGTGGTGTCCTTTTTTTATGGGGAGATGGATGGATAACTAGTGTCTTGCTCCTCTTTGTATAGGAAATGATGTGAGTGGATCAGGCAGTGTGATAGCTGTTGCTGGATTATAAACACTAAACTAGACAATTTTCTTAAGGAGTGATTGCTTGTAGCGAACGGAGCTTTGATAATTCAATGTACCGTGTATGCGAAGGTGGTTGAACCCATTTACGTAATCCTGGAACTCGCGTTCCAGCTCCGTCAAACTCGAGAACACTCGTTTTTTGACAAACTCTGTCTTGATGATTTTTAACGTGGCTTCCGCGACTGCATCGGAAAATTTCAAGTATGGCTTCCACCACATCATCGACCAATGGTCGTTGCCTGGATTCATAATAAAAATGTACTTCTTGGTAATTGGAGGACGTTGCACATTACTGATACCGAGTATTTTTGTTGATTATTCTTGATCACATTTACTTTCGTCCTATGTCCAACTAACTGTAGGCCATCCACAATCCAAGAAAGAGGATATAGCGAAAGAGTAGAGAAAAATCTGAAGACTGGGTCCGAGCTTCTTACGGAGTGGGTGACTTAGTCTTATTTTTATAAAAAACTAAAGAAGAGTTTTTAGACAGTTAAAAAATGTTATTTTAAGAACAAGAATTCTTATTTTATACAGGTTGAATACTCTTCTTCGTATAAAAAATAATCCATTCAGGAGGAAATTAAATCAGATGAAGATTCTAGTTATCGAAGACGAGGAAGGATTATCCGAATTTATAGACTTAGAACTTAGCCATGAAGGATATCAAGTCACTGTAGCATCGGATGGTAGGCAAGGATTAGAATTAGCACTTAATAACAGTTGGGATATTATATTACTCGATTTGATGTTGCCAAAATTGAATGGGGTAGAAGTATGTCGACGAGTGAAATCAGTGAAAGACATACCAATCATCATGATTACTGCCAGAGATAGTGTGATGGATCGGGTCATGGGGCTCGATAATGGAGCAGATGACTATGTGTCGAAGCCATTTGCGATTGAAGAACTATTGGCTCGGATCAGAGTAATCGTGAGAAGAAACGAAAAAAAGGTTGAACTAGACGCGTATTCAATAAAGTTTAAGAATCTTGATTTGAATATTGAATCTCGATTATTACACAAAGAAGATGAAATCATTGAGCTGACGAAGAAAGAATATGATTTATTGTTCATGCTCATGAAGAATAGGGATCGTGTACTTACACGAGAAGTCATTTTGGATCACATTTGGGGATATGAGAGTGAAGCAGAAACCAATGTCGTAGATGTCTACATACGACACCTTAGGAATAAACTCAATGCTTCAAATAAAGAAGAGTACATTCAGACCATTCGCGGATTAGGATATGTGATGCGACAATGAAAAATACCAAACGAAATTTGAAAATCAATGGAAAGTTAACGTTATGGGCAGCATCCATATTACTTATCTTATTTTTCATATACACAATGCTACAGTATTTTTTAGTTCAAAATTGGATTATGGTGCATGAAAAAAGCTCACTTCAAAAACGGATGGATGAAGTTGTAGCATATATTCAAGAATCTGACTCAGCCGAGAATATTTCAGAACGACAAAAATATCTCAAGGTTTTGAATGAGCAGGATCAAATGATTCGTCTGGTACGAGAAGATGGGCACGTGGTGTTTACTATCACGGATGGGATTCCTAAAAAGTGGGTGCCCGCAACATTCATGACACGATCTGAATTGATTGAAAAAAAGATTACGAATGAAACAGTTCTCATTTATCGGAAACCACTTACGGTGGGTGAGTTCCAAGGAACCGTTGAAATCATCCGCAATGTGGAAGGATTCGATAGTCTCATTGACCAACTTCTAGCATTAGTCGTCAGTACAGGCGTGGTAGCGATTCTGCTAAGTTTTGTTGGTGGACGAATCATTGCCTTTCAACTGTTGAAGCCAATCAATACAATGATTCAATCCTTAAAACAAATTAAAGGTGAAGGCATCGATAAGCGGTTACCCATCAGCGAGCAAAAAGATGAGATCTCAGAACTGGGAATCGTATTCAACGATTTGATGACCGACATCGAAAAATCATTCATCCAACAAAAACAGTTCGTGGAAGATGCTTCGCACGAACTGAAGACGCCGCTATCGGTCATTCATGGACATTTATCACTCATCAAGCGTTGGGGAAAAGAGGATCCTCAAGTGCTTGAGCGTTCCATCGAGTTGAGCTTAAATGAAACGAATCGCTTGATCCGTCTCGTTTCAGAGTTGGTCATTTTATCGAGGGTAGATGAAACACCTTCTGTATCAAAATCACTAACCTCTGAAGAATTAACTGGCATATTTCAAAATATCGTCGAAAATTTTAAGTTACTCCACAAAGACGCAAGCTTTTCCATAAATTGTACATTCAAGAATCACTTTCGTGTGAACATCTCTAAAAATCATCTTGAACAAGTTGTGGTCATTTTATTAGACAATGCGATCAAATATTCCAAGGAAGAAAAAAACGTAAGCATCAGCTTACTCACTGCCAATGATCGGCTAGTGATTGAAGTGAAGGATGTGGGAGTCGGAATTCCTGAAGAAGAACTCCCTCATGTCATGGATCGGTTTTACCGCGTCGACAAAGCGAGAAGTCGGAAGCACGGAGGAAGTGGTCTGGGGTTGTCGATTGCTAACGTTCTGCTCACGCAGTATAAAGGCACATTAGAGATAGATAGCGTCTTTAATGAGTGGACGAAAGTCAGCATATCCATACCACTTATAAAAAGTGAATAATCTCTAACTATGATATTCTCTTCTAAAAAAGATGACGTACCCATTCTGAAAAAAATTTCATTTTAAATTCATTTCTCGCTCATCTTTCTCTTTTATAGTTAGCCTATCGAAACAGTTACTGACTAAAGAAGAGGAGGAAAGACGAATGAAAAGGTTCGAAGAAACTCAGACCACTATTTTAAATGTCGAAGACGAAACGATGACAAGAAGCTTGTTGAACAAAGTACCTGAAGTGACGATTTTTTTCTGGATCATAAAAATCATGGCGACGACAGTAGGCGAAACTGCAGCTGATTTTTTAAACTTTAATTTACATTGGGGATTGTCGAATACGACCATTATTATGACGGTCCTTCTGATGGGGACGCTCTATCTACAGTTTAAAAAGCGTCAGTACGTACCGTGGGTGTATTGGTTGACCGTCGTATTGATTAGCGTTGTAGGAACACTGTTCACAGACAATTTAGTCGATAACTATGGAGTATCACTCGTCACGACCACTGTCATTTTTGCCATTGCCACGATTGTCGCCTTCAGTGCATGGTATATCAGCGAGCGTACGTTATCCATCCATTCAATCTTCACGATGAAAAGAGAGATTTTTTATTGGACGGCGATTCTCTTTACGTTTGCATTAGGTACAGCAGCAGGGGATTTATTGTCTGAAGGCTTAGGACTAGGATATGCTCTATCCGGTATCATTTTCGCTCTTATGATCATCGCAATTACGATAGGGTATTATGCATTCAAGTTAAATAGCGTTGTTGCTTTTTGGATGGTCTATATTCTAACACGTCCTCTTGGTGCATCTTTGGGAGATTTCTTGTCACAATCGCATAAGAATGGAGGACTAGGACTTGGTACTGTAGGTACGAGCATCTTATTCCTTTGTACGATTTTAGGGCTAGTAACGTATTTGACGGCTACTAAAAAAGATCAAGTGTTTGCAAAATAAAATAGACTCAAAAGACATCTCTTAAAGTATATAGGAGATGTCTTTTGACTTTTAATAGCAATTACATTATGTGATTCTCAAGTTATCCCTCCATTTGTTTCCATTCTTATATTATGATGATACTAACTTTTGGTATTCAGTACGAAGGTGACCAGATTTTTGGAAATTCTTACGTGGAAATACTATCTTAAAATCATGTATATTTTTAGTCATTTTTGATACAGGTTGAACTAGCTAACTTGGATGGATGAACTAAAAAGACTCATCCACTCCGATGGAGTAGGCATCAGAATGGAACAAACGCTTGAATAAAAAGGAAAGATGTATCGTATCCTTTTGATGAACATATGATTGTTTATGCATCAAAATTAGGGAGTGAGATGGTGAAAGAAAGAACACGTATCCTAATTGGAATCTTAGCGGCTTGTGTATATATCCTGCCCATGATTCTTTTAGGAGAACAGGCACATATCCGAATTCATGACAATTTAGATTCAAACATCGTCTGGTACAAGACATTAATCGATACGAACACGCTTTTTACAGGTCTTCATGCGAACGTTCCTGATCTATTGAACGGGGTCGTCTCAAGGAACGCCTTCGTCAGCAGTTTCACGGGCATCGTCTGGTTATACCAATGGTTCCCCCCCTATACGGCGTACGTCATCAGTCAATTGTTGGTCCGTATCTTTGCTTTTCTAGGCATGTATTTATTATTGCGCGATCATGGGAAGACAGTCATACCTCATTCCTATGCACTATGGGTCGCTGTCCTGTTTTCTTGGACACCGTTTTGGCCATCCGGCATGTTGAGCACGCTTGGGATGCCCCTCTTATTATGGGCATATTGGAACATCTGGAAGGGAAGACGGAAGAAGGCGAATGTCCTCGTCCTGTTACTCGTCCCGTTCTATTCAAGCTTCGTACTAGGGATATTCTTCTTCTTGGCGACGCTCGCCATCTATCACGTCATCAAAGAGATACGGGGGCGCCATTTCCATGGTCGTTTTTGGCTTGCCTATTGTACACAAGTCATCCTGTACTTACTGATTGAATATCGATTGGTCTATTCGATGTTATGGGAAGAAGAACCTACGAGTCGGAATGATTTCGAGATTGGAAGCAACGGTTTCTGGGCAACTATCCGTCTGTTCTTCAAGCACCTGGTGCTGGGGCATACGCATGACCGGGCAGCACAATCGCCAGTCATTCTACTGACATTGCTCGTCTTCGGAGTCATCGTTTTTCGGAAACGAGAGGAAGAATCGAAGCCGATTCGCTCTTTGATTTGGTTTTTGCTTGGCTTATCGCTTTGGTATGCGTTTTGGTTCTATGACGGGTGGAATCCACTGAAGCAACAGGTGTCCCTTATGCGGACCTTTAACTTCTCGCGATTTCATTTCTTGCAGCCGATGGTGTGGTACGGCTTGTTCTTCTTGATGCTCGACTGGTTATGGAAGATATCAAAACGAAAAATTGCACTAGTATTGCTCACCGCACAAACAGCCATTCTACTCACATGGAATCCGGAGTTTGTTTATCGTCATCATCCATCATACGAAGCGTTCTATGCGACGGCCCAGTTCGATGACATCAAACGCTATATCGACCGACCGACGAAGAATTATCAAGTCGCCTCGATTGGGATGCATCCTGCCATCGCACAATACAACGGCATGCGTACCGTCGATGGTTACGTCAACTTTTATCCACTGAGTTATAAAGCGTCCTTCCGGAAAGTCATTAGGGGAGAATTGGATAAAAGTAAGATGCTCCAACACTATTTTGATACATGGGGAAATCGCGTTTACTTGTTCTCTTCAGAGCTCGAGAAGGAATATGAATTTACGAAGCATCATCAGGTACCAATCCGTCATTTATCCATCGATGCGACACAGTTGAAACGGATTGGTGCGACGTATGTCTTGTCCGCCGTACCGATTCAAAATGCGGAAGCCACCGGACTACGCTATGAGAAGACGTTCCAGAATCGGCAGTCGGCATGGAAGATTCGGCTGTATCGAATCCAAGCACCATCAAAAAACATGAAGTAATCATAATTGGGAAGGGGTATTTTTATGACGATGACGACAATCCCTACCTTAGGGATAATTATTCCTTGTTATAACGAGACAGAGGTTTTACCACTGACGATTCAGGTGATGGGCCGCTTCCTTGAAGATTGGAAGGAGGAGAGACTGATTTCGAAGGATTCCTTCGTTCTGTTCGTCGATGATGGAAGCCATGACGACACATGGTTACAAATCGAGCGTGCCCATGCTAAGGATGCACGATTCCGGGGATTGAAGCTTGCCCATAATGTTGGACATCAAAATGCGTTGTTCGCTGGACTCATGGAAGGACATGCGACCGCAGATTGTATCGTATCAATGGACGCCGATCTTCAAGATGATGTAAAGGTGATTGAACAGTTCCTGGGATGCTTCGCACAAGGAAATGATATCGTGTATGGTGTACGAGAGGATCGAAAAAGTGACAGCTGGTTCAAGCGTTCTACGGCCCAAGGATTTTACCGATTTATCGATTGGCTTGGAGTCGAGACGGTTTACAACCATGCAGATTATCGCCTGATGAGCAGACGTGCAGTCGAAACGCTCTGTTCCTACCCGGAGCGAAACCTTTTCCTCCGCGGGCTTGTTCCATCGCTCGGTTTTCGGACGACAGAAGTGACATATACCCGTAATCCCCGACAAGCTGGTGAATCAAAATACCCGCTGCGAAAGATGTTGGCGCTTGCATGGGATGGTGTAACCTCCTTCAGTGTCCGTCCCATCAAACTCTTGTTTCTATTGTCGCTCTTCATGTTGGTCGTCTCGGCAGGGTTCGTTTGCTATGCATTATATCGTAGATATGAGGGTGAAACGATGGATGGTTGGACCTCCTTGATGATGTCAATCTGGTTCATCGGAGGGCTTCAATTATTT
This region includes:
- a CDS encoding Fic/DOC family protein yields the protein MSTDPYSQDGVLKNKFGEKDPRKLEILEKRSTIRGWIKLQNELIATPNLKLDVSLIKKIHKNLFEDVYDWAGEYRTVNIVKGKTMFANALYVPAALEDLVTKLNRDITSKSITSNNIGEKLAYYYGELNMIHPFREGNGRTQRIFIEKVADKLGYSLQLEKVDSKKLLEVTIESVNGTGRPLKKVFEEVIVTKHFKSQSEKPHINSKSITSTNVTKNNYDLER
- a CDS encoding YolD-like family protein; the protein is MYKDRGNLKWIPFLMPEHKALLYEYYKEKQKIQMPELDEQMLSIYDEFLTEALFKGNQVTVHYFESRDSEIKTFKGYVQKIDEYKKRIEIVSLKGERKLISFGSITNLE
- a CDS encoding DUF6044 family protein; the encoded protein is MVKERTRILIGILAACVYILPMILLGEQAHIRIHDNLDSNIVWYKTLIDTNTLFTGLHANVPDLLNGVVSRNAFVSSFTGIVWLYQWFPPYTAYVISQLLVRIFAFLGMYLLLRDHGKTVIPHSYALWVAVLFSWTPFWPSGMLSTLGMPLLLWAYWNIWKGRRKKANVLVLLLVPFYSSFVLGIFFFLATLAIYHVIKEIRGRHFHGRFWLAYCTQVILYLLIEYRLVYSMLWEEEPTSRNDFEIGSNGFWATIRLFFKHLVLGHTHDRAAQSPVILLTLLVFGVIVFRKREEESKPIRSLIWFLLGLSLWYAFWFYDGWNPLKQQVSLMRTFNFSRFHFLQPMVWYGLFFLMLDWLWKISKRKIALVLLTAQTAILLTWNPEFVYRHHPSYEAFYATAQFDDIKRYIDRPTKNYQVASIGMHPAIAQYNGMRTVDGYVNFYPLSYKASFRKVIRGELDKSKMLQHYFDTWGNRVYLFSSELEKEYEFTKHHQVPIRHLSIDATQLKRIGATYVLSAVPIQNAEATGLRYEKTFQNRQSAWKIRLYRIQAPSKNMK
- a CDS encoding IS3 family transposase, with protein sequence MNPGNDHWSMMWWKPYLKFSDAVAEATLKIIKTEFVKKRVFSSLTELEREFQDYVNGFNHLRIHGTLNYQSSVRYKQSLLKKIV
- a CDS encoding glycosyltransferase family 2 protein, with translation MTMTTIPTLGIIIPCYNETEVLPLTIQVMGRFLEDWKEERLISKDSFVLFVDDGSHDDTWLQIERAHAKDARFRGLKLAHNVGHQNALFAGLMEGHATADCIVSMDADLQDDVKVIEQFLGCFAQGNDIVYGVREDRKSDSWFKRSTAQGFYRFIDWLGVETVYNHADYRLMSRRAVETLCSYPERNLFLRGLVPSLGFRTTEVTYTRNPRQAGESKYPLRKMLALAWDGVTSFSVRPIKLLFLLSLFMLVVSAGFVCYALYRRYEGETMDGWTSLMMSIWFIGGLQLFGIGLVGEYIGKIYREVKRRPRYVIEEKRE
- a CDS encoding response regulator transcription factor; its protein translation is MKILVIEDEEGLSEFIDLELSHEGYQVTVASDGRQGLELALNNSWDIILLDLMLPKLNGVEVCRRVKSVKDIPIIMITARDSVMDRVMGLDNGADDYVSKPFAIEELLARIRVIVRRNEKKVELDAYSIKFKNLDLNIESRLLHKEDEIIELTKKEYDLLFMLMKNRDRVLTREVILDHIWGYESEAETNVVDVYIRHLRNKLNASNKEEYIQTIRGLGYVMRQ
- a CDS encoding membrane protein, with protein sequence MKRFEETQTTILNVEDETMTRSLLNKVPEVTIFFWIIKIMATTVGETAADFLNFNLHWGLSNTTIIMTVLLMGTLYLQFKKRQYVPWVYWLTVVLISVVGTLFTDNLVDNYGVSLVTTTVIFAIATIVAFSAWYISERTLSIHSIFTMKREIFYWTAILFTFALGTAAGDLLSEGLGLGYALSGIIFALMIIAITIGYYAFKLNSVVAFWMVYILTRPLGASLGDFLSQSHKNGGLGLGTVGTSILFLCTILGLVTYLTATKKDQVFAK
- a CDS encoding HAMP domain-containing sensor histidine kinase, translating into MKNTKRNLKINGKLTLWAASILLILFFIYTMLQYFLVQNWIMVHEKSSLQKRMDEVVAYIQESDSAENISERQKYLKVLNEQDQMIRLVREDGHVVFTITDGIPKKWVPATFMTRSELIEKKITNETVLIYRKPLTVGEFQGTVEIIRNVEGFDSLIDQLLALVVSTGVVAILLSFVGGRIIAFQLLKPINTMIQSLKQIKGEGIDKRLPISEQKDEISELGIVFNDLMTDIEKSFIQQKQFVEDASHELKTPLSVIHGHLSLIKRWGKEDPQVLERSIELSLNETNRLIRLVSELVILSRVDETPSVSKSLTSEELTGIFQNIVENFKLLHKDASFSINCTFKNHFRVNISKNHLEQVVVILLDNAIKYSKEEKNVSISLLTANDRLVIEVKDVGVGIPEEELPHVMDRFYRVDKARSRKHGGSGLGLSIANVLLTQYKGTLEIDSVFNEWTKVSISIPLIKSE